Proteins co-encoded in one Lasioglossum baleicum chromosome 14, iyLasBale1, whole genome shotgun sequence genomic window:
- the Set8 gene encoding SET domain containing 8 isoform X1 produces the protein MRMLNTKMTKRRKRIQAKSMVRTRATVSSMHHNDVGVSVKKEPKLDNNKNLKNDHPNGMHTASEARKSTLSINSFFYAQPAHVSRPDCCKTEPSVVPIEETFYRNEETNVVQNGIVSDVNHFTTDETPVAVPIHGPSTPHRINMPNSQMEDLDEGNINTEDDKKLVISTITLTPQPLKKPSNRGRRKLNGNQVTGHRPNESSDTKNINHKLTDYFPVRRSVRKSKKAVLEEKQRDMENKVLCQVEEGLEVRHFAGKGRGVITTREFTKGEFVVEYIGELIDQVAAKKREKIYAQDQTTGCYMYYFQHRNHQYCVDATAETDKLGRLVNHSRNGNLVARVIEVGSTPHLVLTAKENIPSGIEVTYDYGDRSREAIRYHPWLAL, from the exons ATGAGGATGCTGAACACCAAAATGACaa AAAGGCGGAAACGTATACAAGCAAAAAGTATGGTTCGTACAAGAGCCACAGTGTCATCTATGCATCATAACGATGTAGGCGTATCTGTGAAAAAGGAGCCTAAAttagataataataaaaatttgaaaaacgatCATCCAAATGGAATGCATACAGCGTCGGAAGCACGTAAATCCACTTTGTCTATAAATTCCTTCTTTTACGCGCAG CCTGCACATGTTTCGAGGCCTGATTGTTGTAAAACCGAACCTTCTGTAGTGCCTATCGAGGAGACCTTCTATAGAAATGAAGAAACAAACGTTGTACAAAATGGTATTGTCAGCGATGTTAATCACTTCACAACAGATG aaacacctgTGGCCGTGCCTATTCACGGCCCATCGACGCCTCACAGAATAAATATGCCGAACAGTCAGATGGAAGATTTAGACGAAGGAAATATAAATACAGAGGATGATAAAAAGCTGGTAATCTCTACAATTACTTTAACGCCACAGCCTCTGAAGAAGCCTTCCAACCGTGGTcgaagaaaattgaatggcaatCAAGTCACCGGTCATCGTCCGAACGAATCCTCGGATACTAAAAATATAAATCACAAGCTTACAGATTATTTTCCAGTACGTCGTAGCGTAAGAAAGTCAAAGAAAGCTGTATTAGAGGAGAAACAACGAGACATGGAAAACAAAGTACTCTGTCAAGTGGAAGAGGGCTTAGAG GTGAGACACTTTGCTGGGAAAGGGCGTGGCGTGATAACAACGCGAGAATTTACGAAAGGAGAATTTGTAGTCGAATACATTGGTGAACTGATCGATCAAGTAGCCGCAAAGAAACGCGAGAAGATCTATGCACAGGATCAGACCACGGGATGTTACATGTATTACTTTCAGCATCGTAATCATCAGTATTG CGTCGACGCGACAGCCGAGACTGATAAGTTAGGTAGACTAGTGAATCACTCGAGAAACGGTAATTTAGTTGCACGAGTCATAGAAGTAGGCTCGACACCTCATCTGGTACTTACAGCGAAAGAAAATATACCATCCGGGATAGAGGTTACGTACGACTACGGGGATCGGAGTCGTGAAGCTATTCGCTATCATCCATGGTTGGCGTTATAG
- the Set8 gene encoding SET domain containing 8 isoform X2, translating to MVKERRKRIQAKSMVRTRATVSSMHHNDVGVSVKKEPKLDNNKNLKNDHPNGMHTASEARKSTLSINSFFYAQPAHVSRPDCCKTEPSVVPIEETFYRNEETNVVQNGIVSDVNHFTTDETPVAVPIHGPSTPHRINMPNSQMEDLDEGNINTEDDKKLVISTITLTPQPLKKPSNRGRRKLNGNQVTGHRPNESSDTKNINHKLTDYFPVRRSVRKSKKAVLEEKQRDMENKVLCQVEEGLEVRHFAGKGRGVITTREFTKGEFVVEYIGELIDQVAAKKREKIYAQDQTTGCYMYYFQHRNHQYCVDATAETDKLGRLVNHSRNGNLVARVIEVGSTPHLVLTAKENIPSGIEVTYDYGDRSREAIRYHPWLAL from the exons ATGGTGAAAG AAAGGCGGAAACGTATACAAGCAAAAAGTATGGTTCGTACAAGAGCCACAGTGTCATCTATGCATCATAACGATGTAGGCGTATCTGTGAAAAAGGAGCCTAAAttagataataataaaaatttgaaaaacgatCATCCAAATGGAATGCATACAGCGTCGGAAGCACGTAAATCCACTTTGTCTATAAATTCCTTCTTTTACGCGCAG CCTGCACATGTTTCGAGGCCTGATTGTTGTAAAACCGAACCTTCTGTAGTGCCTATCGAGGAGACCTTCTATAGAAATGAAGAAACAAACGTTGTACAAAATGGTATTGTCAGCGATGTTAATCACTTCACAACAGATG aaacacctgTGGCCGTGCCTATTCACGGCCCATCGACGCCTCACAGAATAAATATGCCGAACAGTCAGATGGAAGATTTAGACGAAGGAAATATAAATACAGAGGATGATAAAAAGCTGGTAATCTCTACAATTACTTTAACGCCACAGCCTCTGAAGAAGCCTTCCAACCGTGGTcgaagaaaattgaatggcaatCAAGTCACCGGTCATCGTCCGAACGAATCCTCGGATACTAAAAATATAAATCACAAGCTTACAGATTATTTTCCAGTACGTCGTAGCGTAAGAAAGTCAAAGAAAGCTGTATTAGAGGAGAAACAACGAGACATGGAAAACAAAGTACTCTGTCAAGTGGAAGAGGGCTTAGAG GTGAGACACTTTGCTGGGAAAGGGCGTGGCGTGATAACAACGCGAGAATTTACGAAAGGAGAATTTGTAGTCGAATACATTGGTGAACTGATCGATCAAGTAGCCGCAAAGAAACGCGAGAAGATCTATGCACAGGATCAGACCACGGGATGTTACATGTATTACTTTCAGCATCGTAATCATCAGTATTG CGTCGACGCGACAGCCGAGACTGATAAGTTAGGTAGACTAGTGAATCACTCGAGAAACGGTAATTTAGTTGCACGAGTCATAGAAGTAGGCTCGACACCTCATCTGGTACTTACAGCGAAAGAAAATATACCATCCGGGATAGAGGTTACGTACGACTACGGGGATCGGAGTCGTGAAGCTATTCGCTATCATCCATGGTTGGCGTTATAG
- the Set8 gene encoding SET domain containing 8 isoform X3, with amino-acid sequence MVRTRATVSSMHHNDVGVSVKKEPKLDNNKNLKNDHPNGMHTASEARKSTLSINSFFYAQPAHVSRPDCCKTEPSVVPIEETFYRNEETNVVQNGIVSDVNHFTTDETPVAVPIHGPSTPHRINMPNSQMEDLDEGNINTEDDKKLVISTITLTPQPLKKPSNRGRRKLNGNQVTGHRPNESSDTKNINHKLTDYFPVRRSVRKSKKAVLEEKQRDMENKVLCQVEEGLEVRHFAGKGRGVITTREFTKGEFVVEYIGELIDQVAAKKREKIYAQDQTTGCYMYYFQHRNHQYCVDATAETDKLGRLVNHSRNGNLVARVIEVGSTPHLVLTAKENIPSGIEVTYDYGDRSREAIRYHPWLAL; translated from the exons ATGGTTCGTACAAGAGCCACAGTGTCATCTATGCATCATAACGATGTAGGCGTATCTGTGAAAAAGGAGCCTAAAttagataataataaaaatttgaaaaacgatCATCCAAATGGAATGCATACAGCGTCGGAAGCACGTAAATCCACTTTGTCTATAAATTCCTTCTTTTACGCGCAG CCTGCACATGTTTCGAGGCCTGATTGTTGTAAAACCGAACCTTCTGTAGTGCCTATCGAGGAGACCTTCTATAGAAATGAAGAAACAAACGTTGTACAAAATGGTATTGTCAGCGATGTTAATCACTTCACAACAGATG aaacacctgTGGCCGTGCCTATTCACGGCCCATCGACGCCTCACAGAATAAATATGCCGAACAGTCAGATGGAAGATTTAGACGAAGGAAATATAAATACAGAGGATGATAAAAAGCTGGTAATCTCTACAATTACTTTAACGCCACAGCCTCTGAAGAAGCCTTCCAACCGTGGTcgaagaaaattgaatggcaatCAAGTCACCGGTCATCGTCCGAACGAATCCTCGGATACTAAAAATATAAATCACAAGCTTACAGATTATTTTCCAGTACGTCGTAGCGTAAGAAAGTCAAAGAAAGCTGTATTAGAGGAGAAACAACGAGACATGGAAAACAAAGTACTCTGTCAAGTGGAAGAGGGCTTAGAG GTGAGACACTTTGCTGGGAAAGGGCGTGGCGTGATAACAACGCGAGAATTTACGAAAGGAGAATTTGTAGTCGAATACATTGGTGAACTGATCGATCAAGTAGCCGCAAAGAAACGCGAGAAGATCTATGCACAGGATCAGACCACGGGATGTTACATGTATTACTTTCAGCATCGTAATCATCAGTATTG CGTCGACGCGACAGCCGAGACTGATAAGTTAGGTAGACTAGTGAATCACTCGAGAAACGGTAATTTAGTTGCACGAGTCATAGAAGTAGGCTCGACACCTCATCTGGTACTTACAGCGAAAGAAAATATACCATCCGGGATAGAGGTTACGTACGACTACGGGGATCGGAGTCGTGAAGCTATTCGCTATCATCCATGGTTGGCGTTATAG